A single window of Rana temporaria chromosome 1, aRanTem1.1, whole genome shotgun sequence DNA harbors:
- the LOC120930377 gene encoding histone H2B 1.1-like translates to MPEPANSAPAPKKGSKKAVTKSQKKNGKKRRKSRKESYAIYVYKVLKQVHPDTSILSKAMGIMNFFVNDIFKRIARDSSRLADYTSALKQPAISDTRPRVAHLVVG, encoded by the coding sequence ATGCCTGAACCAGCCAATTCCGCACCGGCGCCCAAGAAGGGCTCCAAGAAAGCCGTGACCAAGAGCCAGAAGAAGAATGGCAAGAAGCGGAGGAAGAGCAGGAAGGAGAGTTATGCCATCTACGTGTACAAGGTGCTCAAGCAGGTCCACCCCGACACCAGCATCTTGTCCAAGGCCATGGGCATCATGAACTTCTTCGTCAATGACATCTTCAAGCGCATCGCCAGAGATTCTTCCCGCCTGGCTGACTATACTTCTGCTTTAAAACAACCTGCTATATCTGATACAAGACCCCGGGTTGCTCACCTTGTTGTGGGATGA